From Nocardioides sp. HDW12B, the proteins below share one genomic window:
- a CDS encoding MarR family transcriptional regulator has translation MPSRQERVAALDRVLELALLLNVDMTRGLSEQGLTESRTRVVWHLLQSGPSTQRAIADALEVSPRNVTGLVDALVDTGFVRREPHPTDRRATLVHLTDRGERTAADLAAGQDEFARLLFARMPTATFSGLVTGLDAVLERLRPLVAGAGGEPDAHDLAPRPAPTRGDRDA, from the coding sequence ATGCCCAGCCGCCAGGAACGCGTCGCCGCCCTCGACCGCGTGCTCGAGCTCGCGCTCCTGCTGAACGTCGACATGACTCGCGGGCTGTCCGAGCAGGGCCTCACCGAGTCACGGACCCGGGTCGTGTGGCACCTCCTGCAGTCCGGACCCTCGACCCAGCGCGCCATCGCCGACGCCCTCGAGGTCAGCCCGCGCAACGTCACCGGGCTGGTCGACGCCCTCGTCGACACCGGCTTCGTGCGACGCGAGCCGCACCCGACCGACCGGCGGGCCACGCTCGTGCACCTCACCGACCGGGGTGAGCGCACGGCCGCCGACCTCGCGGCGGGGCAGGACGAGTTCGCCCGGCTGCTCTTCGCCCGGATGCCCACCGCCACCTTCTCCGGGCTCGTGACCGGCCTCGACGCCGTCCTCGAGCGCCTGCGACCGCTCGTCGCCGGGGCCGGGGGCGAGCCCGACGCTCACGACCTGGCCCCCAGACCCGCACCCACGAGAGGCGACCGCGATGCCTAG
- a CDS encoding GNAT family N-acetyltransferase produces MPLTIRPRRPEDVAAVGALIMRQQPLTHYPFRNPLPFPVEEFVVRRGELASWVAELDGAVVGHVSVLDVTDHDIGPEWSAGTGRPVEELAAVSVLVVDHEYTGLGIGGRLMDVCEAHVRDLGRHPVLEVVGGAHARAVSLYLSRGWRILGDVKPHWLPEGEGPVHIMDLPSGGAVRR; encoded by the coding sequence GTGCCGCTCACCATCCGTCCTCGCCGACCCGAGGACGTCGCGGCGGTCGGCGCGCTGATCATGCGTCAGCAGCCCCTGACCCACTACCCGTTCCGCAACCCGCTGCCGTTCCCCGTCGAGGAGTTCGTCGTACGACGGGGTGAGCTGGCGTCGTGGGTGGCCGAGCTCGACGGCGCCGTCGTGGGGCACGTCAGCGTCCTCGACGTGACCGACCACGACATCGGCCCGGAGTGGAGCGCGGGCACCGGGCGTCCGGTGGAGGAGCTGGCGGCCGTCTCCGTGCTGGTGGTCGACCACGAGTACACCGGGCTCGGCATCGGTGGCCGGCTCATGGACGTCTGTGAGGCCCACGTGCGCGACCTCGGACGGCATCCCGTCCTCGAGGTCGTCGGGGGAGCGCACGCCCGCGCGGTCTCGCTCTACCTCTCCCGTGGCTGGCGGATCCTCGGCGACGTGAAGCCGCACTGGCTCCCCGAGGGCGAGGGGCCGGTGCACATCATGGACCTGCCGTCGGGCGGGGCGGTCAGGCGCTGA
- a CDS encoding flotillin family protein yields the protein MTTAVLIPVVGFVVLFVLLVLLVTSRYKVAGPNQAFIVTGRKGKAVLNPETGALTTDLSGQKVILGGGTFVIPFVQKLATMDLSSRRISVRIGGAVSGQGVKLNVEGVAIVKVGGNADQIRLAAQRFLSQQNDIEPFTQEVLAGALRSIVGGLTVEQIIRDRAAFAQRVADESETSLTGQGLILDTFQIQDVTDDGSYLADLGRPEAARIGQAAAIAEANARQAAEQARIKAEEEIAISQRALALKQAEIKAETDAAAANAAAAGPLAQAERDQSILMEQEKVAVRQAALTERNLETEVRKPADAARYKVEQEAEANRTAEIAGAEARKAAAIANAQGKAEETRLSGEAEKSRRAALAEAEAIEGERRGEAERARRTAEAQATRAEGEATAAATLAVGHAEAEAMDKRAEAFANYNDAAVLQMLIEILPQIAREVAAPISNIKDLTIVSTDGAGALPKQVTENVVETLSMLKTSTGLDLEAVIKRAVNGAVPQSGTAGTDAGAVATTS from the coding sequence ATGACCACCGCTGTCCTGATCCCGGTCGTCGGGTTCGTCGTCCTCTTCGTGCTGCTGGTGCTGCTGGTCACCAGCCGCTACAAGGTGGCCGGGCCCAACCAGGCCTTCATCGTCACCGGCCGCAAGGGCAAGGCGGTGCTCAACCCGGAGACCGGTGCGCTGACCACCGACCTGTCGGGCCAGAAGGTCATCCTCGGCGGGGGCACGTTCGTCATCCCGTTCGTGCAGAAGCTGGCGACCATGGACCTCTCCAGCCGGCGCATCTCGGTGCGCATCGGCGGTGCCGTCTCCGGCCAGGGCGTGAAGCTCAACGTGGAGGGCGTGGCGATCGTCAAGGTGGGCGGCAACGCCGACCAGATCCGGCTGGCGGCCCAGCGCTTCCTGTCGCAGCAGAACGACATCGAGCCCTTCACCCAGGAGGTGCTGGCCGGCGCGCTCCGCTCGATCGTCGGCGGCCTGACCGTCGAGCAGATCATCCGCGACCGCGCCGCCTTCGCGCAGCGGGTCGCCGACGAGTCCGAGACCTCGCTGACCGGTCAGGGCCTCATCCTCGACACCTTCCAGATCCAGGACGTCACCGACGACGGCAGCTACCTCGCCGACCTCGGTCGGCCCGAGGCCGCCCGCATCGGCCAGGCCGCCGCCATCGCCGAGGCCAACGCCCGCCAGGCCGCCGAGCAGGCCCGCATCAAGGCCGAGGAGGAGATCGCGATCTCCCAGCGGGCGCTGGCGCTCAAGCAGGCCGAGATCAAGGCCGAGACCGACGCGGCTGCCGCCAACGCCGCTGCGGCCGGCCCGCTGGCCCAGGCCGAGCGGGACCAGTCGATCCTCATGGAGCAGGAGAAGGTCGCCGTCCGGCAGGCGGCGCTGACCGAGCGCAACCTGGAGACCGAGGTCCGCAAGCCCGCCGACGCCGCCCGCTACAAGGTCGAGCAGGAGGCGGAGGCCAACCGGACCGCGGAGATCGCCGGTGCCGAGGCGCGCAAGGCGGCCGCGATCGCGAACGCCCAGGGCAAGGCGGAGGAGACCCGGCTCAGCGGCGAGGCGGAGAAGTCCCGTCGTGCCGCCCTGGCGGAGGCCGAGGCCATCGAGGGCGAGCGCCGCGGTGAGGCCGAGCGGGCGCGTCGTACGGCCGAGGCCCAGGCGACCCGTGCCGAGGGCGAGGCGACCGCCGCGGCGACGCTCGCGGTCGGTCACGCCGAGGCGGAGGCGATGGACAAGCGGGCGGAGGCGTTCGCGAACTACAACGACGCGGCCGTGCTGCAGATGCTCATCGAGATCCTGCCGCAGATCGCCCGCGAGGTGGCCGCCCCGATCAGCAACATCAAGGACCTCACGATCGTCTCCACCGACGGTGCCGGCGCGCTGCCCAAGCAGGTCACGGAGAACGTCGTCGAGACCCTGTCGATGCTCAAGACCTCCACCGGCCTCGACCTCGAGGCCGTCATCAAGCGAGCCGTCAACGGAGCGGTTCCCCAGTCCGGCACCGCAGGCACTGACGCCGGCGCGGTCGCGACCACGTCCTGA